TCACGAGGATTCCAAAGATCGGATGGTGGCACTGGTCGGATATATGAAACGTGAATATCCGATGGAACGGCGCCGACCGATTAATAATGCGCTATATGCCCGTACGGTTGACCGAAATGCGGACATGCTGGACCATTATATAGATGCTCATCGCGTCGTTTCAGAATTGCAACAGGCTGAATTCGAGCCTGATTACAAGGTGAATTTTCGCAAACTCGAAGCATTGGCCCGATCTGCTGTTAGCGGTAAAACTTCGGACCATGCCTATACCCGCTATGCCTTTTCCAAGTTACGCGCCTATCAGGGCCAATATAGGCTGGCTTTAAAAAATCTTGATCTGGTTTCCAGTGACGCGGACGGGGATGTACTGCCCTTTCAGTTGGCTTTGCAGCGTGGCGAACTGCAAACCAGTATCGGGCAGAAAAAGCAGGCGATCGATCAGATGGAAGTGGCCGCTGCCTATTATGACTGGCCGGTAGAAGCCTATCATTTTTTGATCCCGTTACTTGAAAATGCGGGCGAAAAAGGACGGGTGAGTGAGCTCAAAATTGGCTGTGTCGCGCGTTACCCGCAACAGCGCGAATTATGTGCCACCCCCAAATAGGTTTGCCTGAAAAACAGGGAAAAGCATCTGCCGGTGGTGGATGCTTTTTTCGTTTCAATGGACGTTACAGGTCAAATTGATGCCCGAAAATCATCAGCCTGGCACAGAAACCCCCATGCCAGAGGAAAACAAAAAACCGGCCGGGCGACGTATGAGGGGGCGTGCGGGGCCAGGGCTGGCTTATCTGAACTGGGCGGCGATTACGTTTTTGCTGGCCTGTTTTATTGTTCTTTTTCAACCCGATGAATTTACCCAGCCCGTTGATGAATACAGCTATCAGCTGTTTAACCGGCTTTTTGGCTCGGTTGTTTATGACGCGCCAAACAAAGACGATATCGGCATCGTCCTTTTGGATCAGAAATCACTTTATGACCTTGATACCAGTTGGCCGCCGCTTTTCATGACCCATGCAATGGTTCTGAAGTCATTTTTACGCAGGAATGCACCACTTCCGCTTGCTGTTTTTATCGACTTTACCCTACAGGATTCACGAAATTCGCAAGCCTCTATATCGCCGGAAGGTGTGAAGGCACCTCAATTTTCCCTGCAGGACCCTACCTTGGACGAGCTGGTGCGGGTCGTGGATGCATATAACAAGCTTGGGATTCCCATTTATGTATCGGCTGGACGTTACGACGATATCAGGTTCCCCGAAATCCTTTCCGACTTGAAGGGCAAGGTTAAATTGGTCGCAGGCTGGGGCGATGCTCGCTCCAGCGCTGATGTCCGGGCTTTGAATTATGCATTGTTTCCCAACCGTCCGGGAAGTGAAGGTCAAAATGAAGGTGCAGATAAAGGCAGTGATGACCAGATAAAAGCCCCGGATTTTTATCCTGCAGCGGCATTGCAAATCTATCTTGATCTATGCGCCCGGCAAGCGGATGCGAAGGCGCAAGGGCGTTTGAAATCTTCGTCTTTTGCCAATCGCAACTGGAATTGTGATGGTGCCCTGATGGGCGATATTCCGGCGGTCGAGGATCAAAAGCGCTGGCAACAGCGCAATCTTGATTTGTGGCGCGGTTATGCTGCCAATCGATCGATGAATCTTGTCTGGCCAGACAGCCAGTCAGATTATGCGGGCTGGCCCGTGATGGAGACCGTGACCACTGATCAGGACGGCAAGAAGGTTAATCAGAAACGCTTTCCCGCAAATTGCCCCTCCGGCAGGGCAAAGGATTTGTCGTATTTTGTGGGGGTAATTCACGATTTTGTTGTCAAAACTGGCTTAGGCCGTAGTGGGGATGCCAATTTTTGCAGTCCCTTTGATGTGGTTACAGCAGGACAGGCACAAAAGGGAACACCAACGGCCGAAGATAGCTGGATTGGTCAATTGGGTGGTCGTGTGATCTTTTATAGCTTTAACCTGCAGGGGCTGCAGGATGTTGTGCATCCTCCCACGCTTGAAAATGACATTTCAGGTGTGAATGTGCATGCGATGGCGCTTGAAAATCTTTTGCATTTTGGTCCCGCCTATTTGTCCAATACAGCACGGACCGACAAATCCCTGGGGGCACTCAATTCTAACAATCTTGAATTGCTGTCGATGCTTGGGCTGTTTTTGATTCGTCTGCTGATTTTGATCGTTGTCCGGCGGTTTGGTGGGCCGGGTTCCGGGGTTGATCAGGGGGATCGAACGGTAGAAGCAACCGGGGCCACGGATCAGGCAGAGGAACGGGTTTGTACTCTCCTCGATGGGGCATTACTTTATTATCGGACAGTGTTCTTTGATTTTGCAGGTTGGCTGAAAAGGCTGCCAGAGCGAGTTGTCTGGTTTTTGAAGGATACATGTTGCACCTTTAGGCAATGGAGGTTGCCGGTATTTCTAATTTTGTTAATCGAGGCGATTGTTATTGTTGCATTTGTTCTTGGAATTGCCTTTTGGCTTGAATTTAGCGTGCTGCGTATTGCACCGTCCAATTGGCTGTCGATTTTGGGACTCGCCGGTTTGACATACCCGGTTTATATCCGCGCCCTGTTTTCACAATCGCCTAGCGAACGCCCAACTGCAAAAATTGCAGACACACCGCTTGCTGAAATTCAATCTGGTGATGCGCAAAAGTAGCGGTGATGAATACAGCCTCCAGGGCGGGTTTTGTTATCGGTTCTGACTTCAGGATGTGCCGGTGACATACTGCAAATTGGCATGATGAAGAATGCGGACCTGCCAATTATGAAAATTCCTGGTGAAATGGGCTATCTACAAGTCCGAAGGCTTGTGTTTCAATCGGACAAGGCGTAGGAAAGCGCCTTGTCATTTTTGGGTGTTTGCCTGGCCATCTGTGCCCAGGGCCGACACAGTGGTTTTTGCAGGAGAAACGTTGTGAGCGAAGCCGCATACAACAAGGGATTCCCGGTTTCCTGGGAACAGATGCATCGCGATGCGCGCGCGCTGGCGTGGCGTTTGCTGGAAAAAGGCCCTTATAAGGGCATCGTCGCCATTACCCGTGGCGGACTTGTGCCTGCTGCGATCATTGCACGCGAACTTGATATCCGTTTGATTGATACCGTTTGCGTTCGCAGCTATTCTGACAAAAGCCGCGGCGATCTGGAATGGCTTAAAGACGTTGAAGGCGACGGCGAGGGTATGCTGATCATCGACGATCTGGTCGATACCGGCAAAACCGCCAAAGCCGTCCGCGAAAAGCTGCCCAAGGCGCATTTCGCCACCGTTTATGCCAAACCGCAGGGCCGCGAAGTTGTCGACAGCTTTGTGACCGAAGTTTCCCAGGACACCTGGATCTATTTCCCCTGGGATATGGAACTTTCGGTTAACGCACCGATTTCCGAACGCGCCCGCTAATCGGCCCGGCAGGTTTTCTTCCGGGTTTGCGCCCAAAGGAGAAAGCCATGTCTAGCGTCTTTAAAATACGCCCGCTTTCATCAACCTTTTTCCGGCATTTTGTCCGGCGGGTTCATGCAGGCAGGCGTTTTTTATGCCTGCCTGTGTCAGGGCAATTCCGCTTTGGCAAAGTTACCTGCGCAGTTGTGTTGCTGCCGGTGATGGTGCTTTTTCTGGCAATACCGCTTTCGGCGCGTTCATTTGCCGATGAAAAGCTCGATGCACTGGAAAAAATCCGATCCCGGCTTTCTGTTGCCGATGGTTATGATCTGTCAGTTTTTGCCGCTATTCCCAACGCCCGCTCCATGGCCCTCGCACCCGATCTGGGCGGTATCTTTGTCGGGACGCGCGGGCGGAACCTTTATTTCCTGCCGGTTGATCAAAATGGCCAGGCAGGCAAGGTGCAAAATATCTCCTCGGCGTTTACGTCGGCCAATGGTGTTGCCTATCAAAAAGGCACACTTTTTGTCGCCGATCAGGGCCGGGTTGTTGCGTTTGATGTCAGCAATTTCAATGGAACCGCGCTGGGCGAACCTGATCGGGTTCTGTTTGATGCCCTGCCTGATAAAAGCCACCATGGCTGGCGCTATGCCACCCTGTCGCCCGATGGCAAAAAGCTGTTTGTGGCCGTGGGGGCGCCTTGCAATATCTGCAAAACATCCGGGCTGGAAGGCACAATCATTACCCTGCCGGTTTCGGGCGGAAAACCTGAAATATATGCGTCAGGCCTGCGCAATTCCGTCGGGCTGACCTTTGCCCCCGATAGCGGTGATTTATGGTTTACCGATAATGGCGGTGATGGCCTGGGCGATGATATCCCGCGCGAGGAACTCAACAAAGCCAGCGCGCCCGGTGGTTTTTATGGCTATCCGTGGTTTGCAGGCAACGATACCCGCGCGCCCGATTTCAAAAATGAAAAGGTCCCGCATAAGGTGACCTTCCCGGCCTTTACCTTTAATGCCCATAATGCGCCGCTGGGCCTGCATTTTTATGAAGGCGATATGCTGGTCGCCCTGCACGGTTCCTGGAACCGGACAGAGCCGGATGGCTATAAAGTGGTGCGGGTCAAATTCACCGCGGGCAAGCCGCAAACTGTCAGCCCGTTTTTGTCAGGTTTCCTGCGCGATAATGGTGCGGTTCTGGGCCGCCCGGTTGATATCAAACCCTTTGGCGAGGATGGTTCGGTGCTGATATCGGATGATCATGCCGGGGCGATCTGGAAGATCACGCCAAAGCAGTAAGGCTGGTGAAATATTTGCAGTCCGGCATGCGTGATTATCTTGCGCCGCTCCGTCAGCCGGGCTATAAAGCGTGCCGCAAAGCGGGTGTAGCTCAATGGTAGAGCAGAAGCTTCCCAAGCTTACGACGAGGGTTCGATTCCCTTCACCCGCTCCAATCTTCCAAACATTTCAGATCAATCATCGTTCCGCTTTCTGCGGGTGCTTTTGCGCGTCCGAAAACAAGGGCTGGCAATGTGGGCACGGGACAAGGCTGCGTGCCGTTTACGGTTAAACGGCAGCAACAGCCCGTGTTCTGCCCGGCTTATTCCTTCGGTAAATATTCCAGTCCGGACTGACGGGCTTCTTCGTCGCTGCACGGGGTGGCGGGAGCGTCTTTGCGTACAAAATTGACAAAGCGCGAATCAAGCGGGCTGACATAGTGGCCCATACCATCGCCAACAAACAGGCAGCGCTGTTTTTCGCCTTTCAGGCGTTTGCCTTCGCGCCATTCGGCAGGTGGGACCATTTGGGTGCCAAACAGGCCAATGCCCGCATTGGCCGCCTGTTTTGCCTGGTCATCGTAATCAAGCGAGAAACCGGGAATGGGCAGGGCTTCGCCATCTGCGATCATGGCTGACCCGATGTCGCGATCACCAATCGAGCATTCCACCCGGGGCCAGTTTTTACCATCCTGGCCGCTATCCTTGCTGCCATCATTGCGCTGGTCATCGGCCAGCACGCATTCGGCGGGGAAGGGCGACATGATGAAATATTTCTGCAACTGCATCCCGGCAGACAGGCCACAATCCTGTAAATTATCGTCATGCAGGCATTGCTGGCCCAGTTCGGGTGCGTCAATCCCGGCAATGTCAAACACATGCCCGTCAATCAGGATGGTATCGCCATCAATGGCAAATACCTTGTGCCCGTCGGCCTCAAAGGCGGTCTGGTTGCTGACATCGGGCGGGGTTGCCGGTTTGGTGGTTTGTGCGGTTTGCGCAGTCTGCGTGCTTTGGGCATTGGCAGGCAAGCCCGCGGCAAACGGGGCGGCCAGCAGGCCCAGCGCCAGAACCGGTACATAAACACGCGATTGCAGGAATCTTCGCCAGAAAGCAGCGGGCAGGATCATGGGTGTTCTCTTTGCTTTTATCTTTGCTTTGGCCGCATCTTTTCATCAGGCCCGAATGGCACCATGGGACGGCACCGGGAAAGGCATGATGTTCCGGGGTAACGGGCAGGGACAGGCCCGGGAAGGCCCCGAAAAGCAGACAATAGCACTGATGATTGGAAAACACGGCGAAAAGATGCCTGTTTGAGGCCAAGTTTGCGATAACGGGATGCACCCGAAGCAATTTGCGGTTATAGAGCATAGGATAAAAGAAGGATCGGGGAAAAGTGCATGGCAAAAAATGGCCATGCAGGCGCTGCCCACGCGATAACGGGTACATCAGATCGTCTCCCGGACCAAAGCCGCGGCACGGTAAATGCCGAATGTACGAACTTGCATGGATGCTGCCTTGTTACGACTGCAACCGATCCTTTTTGTTGTTGGCCTGATGGTGATCATCATCGGTGCGGCAATGCTGATTCCGGCAAGTGTTGATCTGTATTTTGGCAACCCGGACTGGCTGATTTTTACCCAGGCATCCTTTACCAGCATTGGCATTGGCGGTATGACCTGCCTTGCCTGCCGGTCTGATATCGGCCCACGGGTAACCGCGCGTCAGGGCTATGTCCTGACCGGGTTTTCCTGGATCGCGGTCAGTGTTACCGGGGCGTTGCCGCTTTGGT
The window above is part of the Thalassospira marina genome. Proteins encoded here:
- a CDS encoding CHASE2 domain-containing protein, whose translation is MPENHQPGTETPMPEENKKPAGRRMRGRAGPGLAYLNWAAITFLLACFIVLFQPDEFTQPVDEYSYQLFNRLFGSVVYDAPNKDDIGIVLLDQKSLYDLDTSWPPLFMTHAMVLKSFLRRNAPLPLAVFIDFTLQDSRNSQASISPEGVKAPQFSLQDPTLDELVRVVDAYNKLGIPIYVSAGRYDDIRFPEILSDLKGKVKLVAGWGDARSSADVRALNYALFPNRPGSEGQNEGADKGSDDQIKAPDFYPAAALQIYLDLCARQADAKAQGRLKSSSFANRNWNCDGALMGDIPAVEDQKRWQQRNLDLWRGYAANRSMNLVWPDSQSDYAGWPVMETVTTDQDGKKVNQKRFPANCPSGRAKDLSYFVGVIHDFVVKTGLGRSGDANFCSPFDVVTAGQAQKGTPTAEDSWIGQLGGRVIFYSFNLQGLQDVVHPPTLENDISGVNVHAMALENLLHFGPAYLSNTARTDKSLGALNSNNLELLSMLGLFLIRLLILIVVRRFGGPGSGVDQGDRTVEATGATDQAEERVCTLLDGALLYYRTVFFDFAGWLKRLPERVVWFLKDTCCTFRQWRLPVFLILLIEAIVIVAFVLGIAFWLEFSVLRIAPSNWLSILGLAGLTYPVYIRALFSQSPSERPTAKIADTPLAEIQSGDAQK
- the gpt gene encoding xanthine phosphoribosyltransferase, with translation MSEAAYNKGFPVSWEQMHRDARALAWRLLEKGPYKGIVAITRGGLVPAAIIARELDIRLIDTVCVRSYSDKSRGDLEWLKDVEGDGEGMLIIDDLVDTGKTAKAVREKLPKAHFATVYAKPQGREVVDSFVTEVSQDTWIYFPWDMELSVNAPISERAR
- a CDS encoding PQQ-dependent sugar dehydrogenase, whose product is MSSVFKIRPLSSTFFRHFVRRVHAGRRFLCLPVSGQFRFGKVTCAVVLLPVMVLFLAIPLSARSFADEKLDALEKIRSRLSVADGYDLSVFAAIPNARSMALAPDLGGIFVGTRGRNLYFLPVDQNGQAGKVQNISSAFTSANGVAYQKGTLFVADQGRVVAFDVSNFNGTALGEPDRVLFDALPDKSHHGWRYATLSPDGKKLFVAVGAPCNICKTSGLEGTIITLPVSGGKPEIYASGLRNSVGLTFAPDSGDLWFTDNGGDGLGDDIPREELNKASAPGGFYGYPWFAGNDTRAPDFKNEKVPHKVTFPAFTFNAHNAPLGLHFYEGDMLVALHGSWNRTEPDGYKVVRVKFTAGKPQTVSPFLSGFLRDNGAVLGRPVDIKPFGEDGSVLISDDHAGAIWKITPKQ
- a CDS encoding thermonuclease family protein translates to MILPAAFWRRFLQSRVYVPVLALGLLAAPFAAGLPANAQSTQTAQTAQTTKPATPPDVSNQTAFEADGHKVFAIDGDTILIDGHVFDIAGIDAPELGQQCLHDDNLQDCGLSAGMQLQKYFIMSPFPAECVLADDQRNDGSKDSGQDGKNWPRVECSIGDRDIGSAMIADGEALPIPGFSLDYDDQAKQAANAGIGLFGTQMVPPAEWREGKRLKGEKQRCLFVGDGMGHYVSPLDSRFVNFVRKDAPATPCSDEEARQSGLEYLPKE